GCCGAGTAGCTGCTCAGAGCTCTGTACCTGGCTGGTAAAGATGATGACCGAAGCTTGCCGCCTCCTGTGCTTCCTGGCTTGTGGTCACGGTCTTGCCACGCGTGGCAGCTGCCCTCCCCGCAGCTCCGGGGCAGGCGCGGACCCCGAGCGGGCTGGCACCACAAcaccggagcagggctggctgccggcTCAGCCACCTCTCCCCGGACAGACGGGCACACCCCGCGGCAGCCAGCGCAACATTTTATTTGGGTTTACGACAAGACAGATGGTTCCCGAGCCGGTGTTGAAGGCCCGCGCCCCCCACGGCCCCTCACGGGTGCAGGACAGACCCACGAGTGGGTGGGCTGCGCGGGGGTGCCCGGGCAGAGCCGGGGACGGGGCCCGCCACGCTGCCAGGCAGCTGCCCCCAGCTCCGTTAGCAGCAACACCGCTCTGAGCGAGCAGCCTTCCCTTCTGCCCTCACCGCAGCACCCGCGCACGCCATCCCAGTCGGGaccagcggggcacagggcatCCAGTCTATGGCACATCTGGGAGCGAGCCGGTGGCCCCAGCGCCGAGCCCGAGGCCACGGGCAGGTCCCTGGGGTGTGGTGCCACTGGCAGGGCCCAGAGCCAGGGCATGGATGATGGCGGAGCAGGCCTGGGGCGCTGGTGACATCGGGAGGGGCTGCAGGTTCAGTCCCGGAGCCCCCAAGTCCCACAGGGCTGAGCCCCCAGCGCAGGGAACTGGGAGGAGATGGCAGAGACCGGGGAGGAGAAGCCTGGCTGAGGTGGCGGAGGGGGCCAGGCGGGAGGCACGAGCTGCGGCTCCGGCGCTTGTTAGCTGATGCTCCCTCCCTTCAGGCTTTTACAGGAGACTCTCCCCAGCTTGGTCAGGAAGTTTCTCTGCTTCCACTGGGCCACACAGTCCTCGGAGACGCGGAAGTCggcctggggagcagagcaggggaggCAGGGTCAGGTCGGGGCTGCCAGCGGGGCAGCAGCACCTCACTCAGCCCGTGGGGAGGTTTCTTTCCTCCACAGCTTTGCTGACGGTCGCAAACACGAGCGCTGAGCAGCAAACAGCTCATCTGGAGTCACCCAGAGGCGGGGACAGCAGCGTCTGCGTGCCCCACTCGACGCCTGGAAccccagcccctcacctgcaGCTTCTCAAAGACCTTCTTCTTCGGCTTGAGCTCGTCGTCGGGCTccccaccctcgtagccctccacgtAGACGCGCTCCCCGGCGCAGCACCCGGCCGGTGGGTCCAGGGGCTCCACCTGCCGCGGCTCCCCCACGCTGCCGAGGGGCACGGAGGAAGCGGAGTCACCCCGAGGAGGCACCGCCTGCCCCCCAGCACCGCCGGGCTCCGGGACAGGGGGGTCTGGACTGCTCCCCGGGAGGGGTACGGCCCCGATGCGCCCTCCCTCACCTGGAGGCACACAGCACCATGCCCTGCGACTCCACACCCCTCATCTTCTGGGGCTTGAGGTTGCAGAGCAGCACCACCAGcctgtcctgcagctgctccttGGGGACGAACTGCACCAGGCCGCTGACCACGGTGCGGGGCTCGGGCTCGCCCACGTCGATCTTCTCCACGTACAGGCTGTCGGCGTCCGGGTGCTGGCAAGCAGAAGCAaggtgaggagcagggaaggggacTGGGGTGGTAGAGGACGGGGCAGATCCCCCCACACCCCCTGAGTGCCCACAGCACCATGTGGAAAGGTTACTCCCCTCTCCCCGTTGTGCCCGCACCTTTTCCACACTGATCACTTTGCCCACACGGATGTCCAGCCGGGATGGGACCACGTTCTCTGGCTCCGAGTTCTTGGTGCTCTTCTCTGCAGGCTCTGCAGTGCAAAGAGAACAGTTGTGTTGCTCAGCATAAACCCAGGGAGCTGGCCAGGCCCCAGGGAGCACACAGTGACCCCCAAACGCTGGCCCTGGGGAGCACACGGTGACCCCCAAACACTGGCCCTGGGGAGCACATGGTGACCCCCAAACGCTGGCCCTGAGGCCCGCTGAATTCCCTGCTTGTGTCTGCACCACAGACCACAGCCCCTCCTCTGCCCTGCCGGCCTCTCCAGCACCGGAGCAGCAGGCCGGCATCTGTCCTCTCCGCGGCCAGCAAACACCCCTGGTGCTGGCCTTTCCTCACCCTTCCTAAcgctccccggcgctgcccccaGGACTGAAGTTTCAGAACTTGTAACCTCAGCCCTGCAGGGACtctctcccacccagccctgTGTGGCCAGGGCCCCCCTTCCCCGAGCTCCCAGCGGCTCCTTACTGGCTCTGGATGGGTCGGGATACGCTGCGCTGGTCAGCTTCTTCAGTTCCGGGCTGTTGAACTTCTCTCTGATGGGGTCAAGCAGTTTGTTCAGGGCCACTTCCACCGAGTTCTTCAAGTCTCCGGGATGCACAACCTGCGTCGCGACAAACAGACGGGATCCTGCGTGGCTTCCCTCCGGGCAGCGGTGGAATCCGAGTCACGGGTCCGAGTCCAGAGAGGCCGGAACCGGAGGCCATGCAGGGCGGGGAGATGAACCCCAGCACCGGGACCGATTCCCCCATGGACAACAGGGCCCCTCTTCTGGACGCTTTCGCTTGCAGCCCCAGCCAGGAAGAGCTGAGAACagttcagctgctgctctgctccaggacGTGGCCGACGTGGTCCCGCCCTGCACCAGGAGAGCTCGTGTCCCCacatccttccccctccctctcgCCTTCGGGCTCTCCAGGCTGGAAGCACCCTGCCACCCCACAGCCTGCTCCACGCTCTGCTCCACGCTCTGCCTGGTGCAGACTCCCATCTCCCGCTGCTGCTCAGAGCCCCCGGACTGAGCTGAGGAGCCTCAAGGACGGGAAGAGGGTCCCATCCCTCCCGGCACTCACCTGCTCAGCGAAGTCCTTCTCCAGGGCCTCGTAGGCTGTGTAGGTTTTGTTTCCTCCCCACTTTTCTTCTCGCAGAATCACAAACTCTGCGACACACAGATTTTAAGGCACAGATTAACCCATGCAGAGCCTCGCGCCCTGCTCAGCCACATAAACCCCCCGTCCCGCTTTGCCCGAGagcgggggctggggagggggcactcAGGGGCAGCCTGCTTCAGGGGGGGCACGCGCCCGTCCCTTCCTCTCACCCACAGGAAACACCAGGTCCAGCGCCCGAGCCCCTCACCTGACTTGAGGGGAAAGAGAACGTGCTTGATGAAGGAGAGGACACCGTTGTTCTCCACGTTCCCTGGCTCACAGAAAGCCTTCTTCAACTTCTTCTTCACGTCCTCCTTGCGGTCCAGAAGGTCAATCTTTGAGTCCTGCAGGGAAAGATTTCCGCAGCCCTTCACCCAATGCTCTCGCCCAAAAGACAATTCACGTTGGAGTAGCTGCAACTTCTTCTCAGCCCCCAGGGTGAGCGGAGAGAGAAGGCACCTCGTCTCGGGGTGCAGCCTCTCTGCCCCCAGCCATTAACCcgccccccgcagcaccccggaCCGCAGCCACCGTCCAGGGACCAACCTCTTCCGACGAGCTCATTTTGCTGCCTGTCAGACCAGGAACCATCGGGTTCATCAAATGGACGCGCTTGGTGTAGCCCAGGGAAGGAAGGTACTGGGAAAAAGCACGGAGGCAAGTCATGGCCAGTCCTCTTCTGAAGACCAAGCTTTAACTCACAATCCCTGTGAGGCTCCAGGTAACTTGGGGACCCAGAAAGCTACCGCGAAGTCACAAGGCGTGGACAGCCACAGCCAGGGCTGCGTGGCAGCACACCAGCGCCCTGCAGACCACGAGAGCAGCAGCGGGAGCTGCGAAGGGCACTGCGGTGCCAACCGAAACCACAGACACGCTTCTCCCAACGGATTAACGAGTGTTCGGGCCTGGAGACGGGCGTCAGCACCGCAGGGGGCTCAGAAACACCCCTGCTCCTCACCTTCTCTGCGAAGGTGAATATCTTCCTCTGATCAACCCCTCCGAACTGCGCGTCGACCTTGAGGTACTCCTCATCCAGCGCctgcagagacacacacacagcccTGAGATGGACCCTGAGGCTCCGCGCTCCGGCCGTGCCCAGCCTTCGAGGTCCTGCCCGTCCCCCAGACCTGCCCAGCCTCTGCCGGGGCACGCGCTCCTGCCCCGGGAGGGACGGGAGCCCTCCCCATCGCCTGCTGCCCCGCGGCTGGCTGGAGTCGCTGCAAAAGCTGCTCTGGGATTGCGTTACGCTTTGTGCTGCTGCCAGGTGTAATGCTGGGGTGGAGCACAGCGACCTCGGCACCCCGCCTCACCCGGCCCCGCAGTCCCCGCTTCGCCCAGCACCTCCCCGGCCGCCGCCTCGCCGCGACGAACCTGCAGGCCTGGGTAGAGCAAACCGCTCAGCAAGGGGTGCTCCACCTGCTTCACCACCTCCGCTCCCGCCTTCTTGGCGTCGTGCTGCGTCACCACGGACGAGAGGCGGTACACGTCCAGCGTGTACTCCCTGCCGGAAGGGACAGCGCGGGTGGCACCGGGCAGGGGGACGGCTTCTAGAGCCGCTTCACGCAGACGCGGGGCCTGGCCACATCGAGAGGGGCCAAGGCCTGGAGGCACCTTCACTTTGTTCCCTGAGTGATGGCGCCTCACGAACAGGGCAAGCTCAGGAACAGGATCGCAGAATcaaaaaggttggaaaagacctctcagatcatcaagtccaaccgtcaccccaacacccccatgcctgctaaaccatgtccccaagtgccacatccacacggtttttgaacccctccagggatgcggactccaccactgccctgggcagcctgatccaatgcctgacaactcttccagtaaagaaatttttcccaatatccaatctaaacctcccctgacgcaacttgagaccattgcctctcgtcctatcgctggttacttgggagaagagaccaaccccctcctcactacaccctcctgtcagggagctgcagagagtgagaaggtcccccctcagcctctccttctccagactgaacagccccagctccctcagccgctccccatcagacttgttctccagacccttcaccagcctcgctgcccttctctggacaagctccagcccctcagtgtccttcttggagcgaggggcccaaagccgagcacagcactcgaggtgcggcctcaccagtgccgagcacaggggcccgatcccctccctgctcccgctggccacaccattcctgacccaagccagggtgccgttggcctccttgcccacccgggcacactgctggcccgtGTCTGGCCAGCTGTcgcccagcagcacccccagctcctgctcctccttgcagctctccagccactcctggCCCCAGGTCAGGCTCTCCCCTCCCGAGGGGGCTGGGTGTCCCAGGACTCACTTGCTGAGCTGGTAGTCAGTGCCCCGGACGAACTTCAACTTTTCCAGGGGCACCCCGATGCTCTCCAGCATGGCTTTGATCACGTTCTCGTAATAACGGGTGCGcaactccagcagctcccagggagcctTCATGTTGTCCAGGTAAGCATGAAGGTCAGCAAAGAGTATCATCACCTAGTACGGAGGGGGACGGAGTCAGTGCCGCGCTGCTCAGGGGAGCGGCACGTTCCCACCCACTGGCACGGTGACAAAGTCCCGCTGGGTCCCGGCTCGGCCACCCACCTCGCACCCTGCCTTCAGGAAATCTGCAATCTTGGACATGGGCACGAAGTAGGCCACGTGCGGCTTGCCCGTGGTGGCGGTGCCCCAGTAGATCTTCAGCTCTCGCTCCTTCAGGATGGCCATGAGCTTATCCTCCCCCAGCACCTCCTGTGGAGGACCAAGACACGCACCCGGCATGGCTGAGCCTCCCCGGGCGCATGCTGGGGTGCCCAGGGGAGGGAGACCGTGGGCAGGACAGCGTCCCGCCGAAGAGCCGAGCCCCGAGCCGTGCCAGCCCTGCATGCAGCGTCTCCCCGGGGCTCCTGCCGGGTCCGGAGGCTGATCCGGGCCCGCTCCGCTACGTCCAGGGCCTGCCCCGGCCCCGATACTCCCTCCCCGGCCCCGatctccccctccccggccccaaTACCCCCTTCCCGGCCCCGAtacccccctccccggcaccgaTACCCCCGCCCCGGCCTGCCCCGGTCCCGATCCCCCCTCCCCGGCTTGCCCCGGCCCCGATCCCCTCTCCCCGGCCCACCCCGGCCCCGATCCCCCCTCCCCGGTACCTGCAGGTTGCGGGTGATGAGGTGATACTTCTCCTGCGGGCCGGCCGCGGGCTCCATGGCAGCGGCTGAAGAGAGGGAGACCACGTTACCGGAGGCGCCggcccccccgggagccccccgcgGCCTTGCCCGCTCCCgaggccgccccgcagcccccggcccagccccacCGACCTCCCCCGGGTTGCATCAGCTCCGCTCGGCGCTCGCATACCGCGCCTGGATGTCACTTCCGCCGCCCGAGCGCCGAGCTGCCGATGAGGAAAGGGCGGGGCGCGCCGGGCgtcggggcggggccggccgcgctCCGCCAATGAGGCGTCGTCTCGCGCGGGGGTGGGCGGGGTTGACCGCGCCGTTAAGATGGCGGCGGGTGAGCAGGTCGGGGTCTGTTGCGCCGCCaggcccggcgcggggctgggctgtTCCCTGGTCTCACTGGAGCTTTTCGTTTATTTATTTCGGGGTTTTTTTACTCCTTTTTCGAGGTCGGGTTTCGGGGGGAGTCACCCGGGCCTGGCCGGGAGGAGGAGCCGGGGACGGCCGGGCCCCTCCCTCGGGGCGGCCCCGGGCTGGTGGGGCCGGGCCCGTGGCAGAGGGCGAGgtccgggagcggcggcggctgcgcgctCTCGGGTGAGAGGAGAGCAGGCTCCCCGcgtctgggggtgctggaggcgaGGCCTGCCGGTGGGCAgtcgcggggctgcggggaccgtTACCCGCCGGCCCACGGGGGTGTTCTCCCGCAGGTGCCCCTCGCTCCTGGCTGCCTCAGGAGGGAGCTGatcccggggccgcggggagcggggcaggcaaGGTGGCCGGGCTGTGTTTCTCGGTGGTCTTCCCTTCTGCTCTCACCGTTTACAGAAGCCACCCTAAAAACCCGCATAAAGCCCGTGTAACTCTCCGAAAAGCCTTCGTTGACTTGCCCACTGCTGATCCGGTGCTGGTGCTTCGGCAACTGGGGGTGAGCTGGCTCCAGCGTGGTCTGACCAAGACCATTTCAAGCATcagtgagagcagcaggcagcctggtCTTGCAGCAGTTTGAGCCGTTTAAAACTGTTACGGAGCATTACCCTGGTGTAAATCCTTGAACAGCCACTGAATTGAACACATTTTTATGGGGAGTGGCAGGGGACTCTGGGTTCGTGCGTGGTTACCCAAGTTCTGCTTCCAGAATCGGTTGATGCAGGGCTGAAAGTACAGACCCAGCACAGATTGCAGCTAGGTGAATTGGGAAGGTCACGGCAGTAAAGAAACCATTTCCTTGTCTGGAAGCTGAGCATGTAAACATCTCCAAATGTACTTCTTGTACACCAGTACCAGCAAAAAGGCTTAAAATGTTTGGTTCTCTTTCAAGACCCTATTTATTAGGAGCTAGATTATCAGAATGCTGCGCTCTGCAGGACTAAATCCCTGTTTAATTTGCCTTTATTTGCCTCTTGTTTCTCTCTGAAACACTTGAGCACTTGTAGCCAAATTGCAGAACTCCAGGCAAGTACTGTCTAGTGAGGGCTGCCCGTGACTCTGTATGTGCTTGTATAGGCTTTGTGTGTACACAGCTGATTCTCGAGGATTTTTCTTCCTGCGGTGTGGTCATAGCATCATTCTGAGAGTGCTGATTTTTGTTATTTGGACAGAATGAcaagagaaagcagcagaactaCCTGGGTTTTATTCCTGGAGTAGGTAGCCCCCTCTTTCTCAAAGAAGTAGTCAAACCAGTGGGAAGACAAAAGGTATTCCTTTACATCTCCTGCTCAAAGAGGACAGGAAATACCTTTCCTTAGCCAAAATTCTCCTGCTGGGTGAGAGTCAAATGCAGGGCTTTCAAGTCAAAAGATTCGTGTTAGTCTGAGTCCTCACCAAGAGGTAAACAGGTTTTGTTTGTGAATACCTTTAAACTGTGGAATTTTATGGGAAGAATCTTTATCTTCTGATCTTTCATGATAATCTGTGTTTTGCTCAAATGTGTTCGTGACTAATACTCTGCTGAATGTCCTCTTGGCTCCCTGGCAGAGTTAATCTTCCATTGCTCAGTTTTTCCTAACCTGGAaaaaactttttatttgtttggtacCTCTGAAGGACAGAGGTGGGGGTTGGGAGACAGGGAGGGTCTGTGAGGCTATATTTAATTCCTGAAGTGTGCTCTGTACTTTAAGGTCTTAAAGAGTATAATTTGTGAATAGTGTTATCTGATGTCAGAACGACTGATTTACAGCAGCTTTGGAGGAGGTGGTGCAGACTGCAGTGGTGATTTGGGCTTGTATTAGTCCTGCTGGATAAAGCTGAACAATCTGAGACCGCTCCTGGAATGAGGGACTGGTTGTTGTTAAGACCTAAAATGGTGAGGAGCAGAGGTAAGGGAGGCCAGGGAGTTAATTGTGCCTGCTGTGCCTCAGCGAGTGTTTTTGCCTTCCCTGTTACATTACTGCGTCTTCGGAAAACAGATGAGTTTCTTTATTTAAGATGTTGTCTTTTGCTGGCAGATTGGAGCTGACTCTTGCtggtttcttttctgaaaggGCTGCTCGAAGGGCACCAGGATCAGATGAACCTCAGAACAGGCTTCGTAGAGCTCTAAGCAGGAGGCACAGGGTCACTGAGGTAGAGGAACCGACAGCAGCATGGCCGACGGTTCCCTTCACGCCTTTGGGCATTTCCTTTGTCAGGAATTTAAACCTACTGTTCTTAATACAGTTCCTGGGGCCAAAAGGCTGTTGGATTCTGCAGAGCAGGTTCAGGCCTTGCAGTCAGCTAAGAAAGCTTGCGTGTTGGGTCATCGCTGTAGCACTCCGCGTCGGTCAGAGGAAGCGCTGCTCTGTTCCACAGATTCTGCCTGCTTTCAAGGATCCTCTCATTTTCTGGATGATACTGGCCATGACGACCTTGTTGCCAGTTCTTCTGCGTCGAAATACAATGATGTAGCCATTTCTCTAGATACATCCAGATGTTTTGGTGATAGCGAGCCAGATGACGCCTTGTTGGAACTGTCAGATAGCGAAGGAGGGAATTCTGCTTTCAGTTACACTGAGGAAGAGATCCAGGAAATATTGGCAGATGATTGTGTGGAATCTGAGCGGTACCCAACTAGAAAAAGCGCTCTGAGCCAAAATGTAAATGGAGAGAGTGAAGAGGAcgagagcagcagctgcactgGGTTATCAGTCATCAGTGGAGATGCCAGCGTAGCCTCAGAGACTGCAGCGAAACCAAATGTACCTCTGTCCAGAGAGTGTCCTTCAGTCAGTTCTGAATGTTATTTTAGCCTTTCGAATGAAAGTGCTAGTTTGGACGAGAACCGTCTGCAGTCAGCCCAAGTCA
The Opisthocomus hoazin isolate bOpiHoa1 chromosome 17, bOpiHoa1.hap1, whole genome shotgun sequence DNA segment above includes these coding regions:
- the YARS1 gene encoding tyrosine--tRNA ligase, cytoplasmic is translated as MQPGGAAAMEPAAGPQEKYHLITRNLQEVLGEDKLMAILKERELKIYWGTATTGKPHVAYFVPMSKIADFLKAGCEVMILFADLHAYLDNMKAPWELLELRTRYYENVIKAMLESIGVPLEKLKFVRGTDYQLSKEYTLDVYRLSSVVTQHDAKKAGAEVVKQVEHPLLSGLLYPGLQALDEEYLKVDAQFGGVDQRKIFTFAEKYLPSLGYTKRVHLMNPMVPGLTGSKMSSSEEDSKIDLLDRKEDVKKKLKKAFCEPGNVENNGVLSFIKHVLFPLKSEFVILREEKWGGNKTYTAYEALEKDFAEQVVHPGDLKNSVEVALNKLLDPIREKFNSPELKKLTSAAYPDPSRAKPAEKSTKNSEPENVVPSRLDIRVGKVISVEKHPDADSLYVEKIDVGEPEPRTVVSGLVQFVPKEQLQDRLVVLLCNLKPQKMRGVESQGMVLCASSVGEPRQVEPLDPPAGCCAGERVYVEGYEGGEPDDELKPKKKVFEKLQADFRVSEDCVAQWKQRNFLTKLGRVSCKSLKGGSIS